In Desulfobacterales bacterium, the DNA window AACTATCTCTGACATTTTCCCGGTCGAGAATGGGCCCACAAATGCTCGTCGGAGACCGGGAAAATGTCAGAGCGTGTATCTGCCACTGACGGTCTCAGGATTTGCTTGAGGCCATAACAAATATCAAGCAAATCCAGCGGATGCGTCACACGCCCCGCTGATTTTTGTCGTTAACTATGTTAAAGGGATATTTGAGGGACGCATCTCTGCCCGGTTGCAGTTGGGGTCATTATTGATGCTGACCTTGCGGAAGCTTATGGCGTCACGACAAAAGCCCTGAGCCAAGCCGTTCAACGAAATTCGGATCGGTTCCCGTTCGACTTTATGTCCCGCCTCACCAAGGCAGAAAAGGGGAAATGGTAACAAACTGTGACCACCTCCAGAGGCTGAAGTTCTCTCCCGTGAATCCACTGGTTTTCACAGAGCATGGAACAATCATGGCTGCAAGCGTTCTGGACTCACCGAGAGCCACTGATTTGCACTGAACGCCAAACTACCAGTATCAGTGGAAAAGTGTTGAGACCCGTTGACCATTATCCATCACCCATCGCCCATACAAATCTCCGGATAATTCGTAAAAACGCCATCCACGCCCAGTTTCTTCATTTGTCGAACCTCATCCGCCCGATTGACCGTATAGACAAACACCCTCATTCCCAAGCGATGGGCCTCCATTACGAATGCCTCGTCAACCCTTTTTTGGCTGATATGAATCGAGTAAGCGCCCATGCGTTCGGCCGCCCGGACTTCGTCCCCGCACATCTTTTCCAACAGCACACCGATGAGGATTTTAGAATCACACCGCTTAACCTCTGCAAGAAGCGCATGGTGAAAAGAGGAAACGATCAGATGGTCATAATCGAACCGTTTTTGCGATACATA includes these proteins:
- a CDS encoding ORF6N domain-containing protein, which produces MDADLAEAYGVTTKALSQAVQRNSDRFPFDFMSRLTKAEKGKW